TTGAATCAGAGTTGGGGTTTGCCAAAGAAGATAGCCCAGGGTGCCAAAGAGTCCAGTGATCACCAGGGTCAGACCATAGCTAAAGCACATCAATAACCCGTCCGCTTCTAGGGTTGCCACGACAAACAAGAGAATCCCTACAGTGGGAACCATATTAGTCAGGGGCAGGGGAATCGGCAACATCAACAACAGGGTTAACCAAGCCATACAGAGGCCGTTGAGTTGCCAAATCGGATGACTGGTAGCTAATTTCAATAATCGGGGTCGGGTGATTTTTTCCAAGAAGCGGGTGATGGTTTGCACCACCTTGAGTACGGGTTGAATAAAGCCTCGGGGAAATTGAACTTGGGCGATGCGTTGGGGCAGCCAGGGCGATCGCAGTCCCATTGCCATTTGCATTGACAATAAAAAGCTAGCAGAGCCAAAAATGCTGTTCAGACCAATCAGCGGAATCGGTGAGAGAAAGGGTAGGGTCAACAGACCTACCATCAAACTAAACCCCCGCTCCGAGGTTTCACTCAGGATATCCCCCAAAGTCAGGGGGTGAGCCTCTAAACGCTGGAGGAGCACTGCAATATCCTGAGAGAACTTGAGATGCATGACTTTAGCTAGCTCCCATAACCGCCATCACGTACCAGAATACACGACCCTCTTGGCCGCATCGGCTACGGAGTTAGGGGAGGGGAGGGAGGCGGGAGGGGATCGTCGTCGCTGGCTTTGGGCTTTGAAGCGGCGGGATCTCTGGAGATTACGGAAGCGCTGTTTTAGGTCACCTAGAGGGGGAGTCAGACTGCCATAACGCCACCGCACATAGGCTTGGGCAATGTCATTGACGACCTTTCCCTGGGGGACACTTGCCTGAACCGTGTGCCCAAACTCCCCTGGAGTTTGGGCGGGATGTTTACGAATCCCTTGCCGATCTAACCACCCCAGCATTTGTTGGTAGAGACCTTCCATCGGCGGCAATTGGGAGAGCCAGCGGTGATAGCGCCAATTCTGCCACTGGTTCCAGCCCAGCCAGCCGGCAAAACTCAGGGTGACCACCACGAGGGAGCCAACAATGATACCCACCCATCCGCGGGTGAACAGCAACAAAAACCCCGTGATCAGGCCAAAGATCCAACCCGCAATTCCCCCGACCACTTGGGCAATCCAACCACTGACCGGGGAGGGAATCCAGCCCGCCACCCAATTCCAAAACTGCCTGAGAATACCAAAGGTCGCATTTTCTTCGACGGAGGGGGGTAACAGGTCATGGCCGGGAATTGGGTCAAAGGTAAACCAGCCATTTTGGGGGAAATAGACTTCGGTGAGGGCATAGGCATCGGTGTTACGCACCACATAGAACCCGGTAAATGGGTTGAA
This genomic stretch from Neosynechococcus sphagnicola sy1 harbors:
- a CDS encoding exopolysaccharide biosynthesis protein, with the protein product MHLKFSQDIAVLLQRLEAHPLTLGDILSETSERGFSLMVGLLTLPFLSPIPLIGLNSIFGSASFLLSMQMAMGLRSPWLPQRIAQVQFPRGFIQPVLKVVQTITRFLEKITRPRLLKLATSHPIWQLNGLCMAWLTLLLMLPIPLPLTNMVPTVGILLFVVATLEADGLLMCFSYGLTLVITGLFGTLGYLLWQTPTLIQDFWQTLQHWL